Sequence from the Cryptococcus neoformans var. grubii H99 chromosome 3, complete sequence genome:
GCTCAGGGCCACCGCAAGAGTCATCATACTGGCAATGAATATCTGTAAGTAGACGTTAATAGTGAATCGTGTGTACCAGACGTAAGTCACTCACGGTAAACCATTTGTAAGTACCAGGCCATTGTTGAGGATCTTCCTTGTCATTGGGCAGCCAGTCTACGATATACGGGTCCTCATTTGTGCCAGAGCCAGGGTACTTTTTCCCAATGATCTCTTTGAAAGGCGTCACATAAGGTCGCCAGGGGTACCTTTTGAGGGTGTAAGATGAGAGAGGCTTGTCGTCGCTCACTTGAGTAGAGTCGCTGGTGGTGTACATTTTCGTAGGATATGAATGCACTAACTGATTTTGAGGGATATTGGGCTAAGACTGGTGAGCGTTGAAGTAGCCTAGTTTGTGTTTACTCCATCGACTCCTTTGAAAGCTCAGTTATGGGCGGGTGATGGTGGCTTGGAGCGAATAACAGTGTCTATAACACAAAATCGAGCGAAGACGGGAACGTCTACTCAATTGCCTGGATGATTTGGTATAAGTATTCCAAGCAAAGGATGCGTTCTTTCCGAAAATCCATCATATGACGAAAATTAGCAAATGCTAAAGTGTGTGTATGTAGTGGATAGAACCGATGTCCCGATGACTTGGACGATGTGCTAGACGGACATCCTTTGATTTACTTTACTTCTTATGCTGCGACGATCTCGGGCGCCGCCAACGGCACCAACCAGGAACGCCATAAGAGGAAATAAATGATATCATTAGTCCAGAACCCAAAAACGGCGCCCGCATCTGCCTGATAAATGGGTTCCTTCGTCACTTGTTGCTTCAACCTCTTATTATCCTTGATGTCTTTTTCAGCAGCACAAGCAAAGTAAATAGTTCCCTGCCAACCATCATAACGAAAGCAGGAACCGCTTGATATTGTCCACCCTGGTGATAAGGGAAGGGGGTTTCTCAAATTACTAGGGAGCATCGTACATATTACGTACATTCCCTTGCGTTATAATATGGTACACATGCACATGCACATACGGTTTTTGAGCTACGAACAACTTAGTTATTCGTTACTGCGAGGTTATTACTGTGATATACGTGCTACATGTGTTACATAATTTAATACGACATAGAGGGTGGACAATAATGCCTTCTTGGGTCTGTAAGTACGTAGATTAGATTAACTTAAAACAAGGTGCCTCGCTGCTTTATCTAAGTTTCTCATTGATCTGAATAAtattcctccttcccttcttgtAGGGTCTCAATGATTGCTCGAGTCTTCGGTTTGAGCCGACCTCTCACGAGACATCGCCCAGCCGTAACCATTCCTCGTCCTTGGCTGACCTACTATTAGCTTTACATCAGATTATAATTTTCGGCCACAAATTGCAACGTAAATAGTGTATTACATTGAGTCGAAccagcggaagaagaaaataCTGTACCAAAATGTGAGTTTTGAACATATAACATGTCCCTCGCTAAAAATACATCGTCTCACATCTCATACCTTACATAATAGTTCCTGAAGGAATAACGAACGGCAAAATTCTATGTCTCACTGCAGAAAGATCTTTCATCTTTATCTCTTCCTGAAGGACCTGTCTCTCATCTGCTTCCTGGCATAACGGAGACCCTAGCTTACAAGATCATGGTACATCTACAGCACACGACGGTCTGACAGCATCCTTTTATGACTACCCTTCCTCCATTACCACCAGATATACAATTCCAGATCACCATGCCTCTGCACCCACATCGCCAGAATCTGGGAATGTAAACTGGTACAACCCGTTGGCCTGGGAATTGGAAGGCATGAACATGTTTGCCAATCTGTAAAAGGAGACAATGGTCAGCGAATGTACTAAATGTCTGTAAGAAAGCCAAATATATGCGACGTACTCGACAGGTAAGAAGAGGGAGTCTGAACCATCGACTGGTAAGCCAAGATCTGTCGCATTCTACGCATCGTAGTCAGTACCAATCAAACTATCACGAACGCAAATATACCCACCCCATCTTGGAGCCACACTGGCAACGAGCTCGGACTAAGCTCCGTCGGCCAATCAAACCCTTCCAAACCCATCATATCCCATAGGGGCCCATCTCCCTCCGTTCCAGTAAAACCTGTAGTTCCCATACCATTGTTCAcattttctccttctccacctaCTTCCATGCTATGATTTTCCATCTGAGGTAGACTCAAAAAGTTTTGGAAACTTCCTTCCACATCGTTCATTTGGCCGTTCACGTTCAAAGGAGTCATAGACAGTCCGCTTAGTCCGTGCACAGCTCCTGCGGCTGTTGAAGCTCCCATACGTGGAGTTCCGGGTATGGTGGAAAGAGCACCGGTTGTGCGGCGGAAGTTGGAAAGCATGAGACGGAGGGTGAGCGCGTATCGCTCAGCGAAGCATTCGGCTGATAAGCAGTGTGCAAGTTCAGACACTTGAATGACAAggagagggatggagagagacGTTGGGTAAAGGATCGCACTATGAAATTTATCAGCATCTGACGAGCCAGGTTGTTCAAGCAATGAAGACTTACACTTTTAGTAGGAAGACCGCTGCAAATGCAACAGACACAAGCTGGTCGTGGGTGGCGTATTTCAAATGCTTCCTAAAATTATCTGATCTCAAGAAGATTTCAAGACACCTCCACGCGCAATCTTTGGCATGAAAGGCTAGTTCCTTTTGCTCAAGCGATAACTATACCGAGGATTAATCAGGCCTTTTCTCATTAATGCAACACCCTATATCACTCACTTTATCCCAAGAACAACCTCGGAGCGCCACGCAGACTGTCCACAACTCCGCATAAACCCTCTCCGTCTCCAGCAATTTTACCACCACACTTTCATCGTCATATCGGCGTTTGTGAATATCGTACCACTCTTGGTGCCACGCTTGAAGTTCCGCAAGTTTGCTCTTGACAAATGATATGGTAGGTGCGTCTGTACTACCATGAAGAGGCGTGAGGTGCTCGAGAATAGTGACTAAGAGGTCGTGTACGTAAGCATTAGCCATACCAgacagagaagaatgaCATACTTCTGATCTTGACCAGTTCTACACCAGCGATTAATCGCATGTCGGTATCGGATGCCATTGGGTGATCCCTATGAATCAATCAGTATCCTAGTCAACTCTCAAATACGGCTACGACTTACAAAAGCTTCCTCGCCTGCCTTACCGAGGAATCATCGCGTAATAATATTGGTTTACCTGTCCCAAGGCTAACTCTTTTTAAAGTTGTCAACTAGGTTTACGGTAAAATCATTGGGGAACAGACTGACAAGTGCTCATGCATGTAGCAATTTAACCAGATTCTCGCTGACACGACTGTCTCCACGTTAGATCAAGGTCAAGTAGTAGCCCTAGAGGAAACTCACCTAAATCCCGCTCCTCAGTTTCTGTCCTTCCGTCCTCCTTATTTGCCAGCTTGTCCAAAGCCCTATGGATGTTAATATCCAACCCCATCCTTAAAGCGTGTCTAAACCAATCAAATCAGTTAAGCCAAGTGCACCTGACTGTAACAGCTCAGAACTGACCCGCAAGGCAACCATCCATTCTGACTCCAAAGACTCAATATCAACATCGCCATCACCGCCTCCTTTCTCACTATCGGTCCGAACAACGTGCTTCTTGCGATACCCTGCGCTTCCTCTAAACATCGGTGAAATGTCTCATCCACCGGCCCATTACCTGCCCTGATTTTGGCCGCTACAGCGAGAAGACTGTTGGTGGAAAATGGTGTGCGCTCGATGTAAGTCTCATACGTGTCATAAGACTTGTCCCAGAGTGGCACAAAGTAATGGCAACCAGAGAAGAATCTGGCAATGAATCATTTAGCGGCTTTCTTCGTGTGTAGGAGAGATACTCACATATCCCAAAGCTCTCtggcctcttcctctgaaACTAAACCTTTGGTGACCACATCTGGGAATGGGTTCCTTGGAGTTGGATCCGGCCTAGTTTTCTTTCGAACTCTCAAATGAATATTCTGCCCATCAATGgtcaccctcttcctcttcctactccttcctctatcttcatcattctcatcactcatcttccactgtcttccaactcctcctttggcttcaccttcctctctccgAGAATCTCCATCGCTTCCATCCGACTGGACTTCCTGACCCGCCGACTTCCCCTTTTcacctccatcatctttatCGACCAGAGCAGCTGCTTGATCTGCCGCATTCGCAAGTGCCTGTAACGCCTGGATGGGTGCTGTGAGGGTTTCGTGTGGTAAAGCGCTAGAATACTCGTCGCGAGATCggctggaagaagaggaccgGGAAGAGTGACGGGAGCGTGAGGGTGAAGGCGGGGCCGAAGGTAGAGGGATAATCCCGTAAGTACCGAAACGATGGTTCTGCATGTCATTAGCGATAGTCCAGTACATTATGTGAGAGGATGACTTTACTGGAGGTGCAAATCCtggcaaaggaggaaaCTCTTTCATAGACTTGagcctcttcgtcctcgaGCTCGATCTACCTCGACCGCTAGCAGTGTTTTGAGGTGAACGAGGTCTATCCGGCTGTGTGTGATCTCTAGCATTAGGCATTCCAACGCCATCATGGAAGGTTTGAGGCGGAGATACCGAGGCGAATATAGTCGAAGGCGGTACACCAGTAGAAGGAGTATTATGCGAAAGGAATGTCGGATGACCTCCTGTGGGCGTTAATAGAGATTGAGTTTGAGGAAGCAATGTCAGAATTTGTTGAAGCTACCGGGTTAATTAGTAGGCGTCACCATACGGATGGTCAAGCCATATGTACTGTGGTTTGCATTTGCGTTTGTCCGCTTGACAGGgtctccaccaccttctccagaCTGGTGATGCGACTATCGGGGGTGCGTTAATGCATGTGGGCTACTTTGGAATCAACCTACTTTTCAGCTTCATTTGGAAAGTCGGACACCGCAGTGCTATTCGCCCTCGCTCGCGTTGCGCTTTTTTCCGCTGGTTTCTCGAACACACATTGTGTGCCGTTCATGAGGCATCGTCGACATGATGTCTCTTTGCCAGCGGGATCCCATTCACATCGATTTTTGCCCCGTCGACCTACATCCGTAGATAAGAGCATGCTATTCAGAGGGTCTGGCTCACTTACAAGCCATGCAAGCCctgcttcctcttttgGCCGTAGGGCCAGAGCTAGGAAATACGCTCGGCTGCGATgactgttgttgctgttgctgcagAGGGGGCTGTCGTGCCGGCGCTTGGGCTTGGCTCGATCCTTTTATGTCGTTTCCATGCTCCCACGGTCTGTCAAGCTTTCGGGCAGGTCTTTCTTGTACGGGACTTGTGCCAGTCCACGAGGAGGAATATGCGCTGTTTTCCCGTCCATAGACGTCATTGGTCGATGCTGCCCTGCTAGAACTAGCCTCCAGACCTGGGGCTATCCGAGCCGTGTTGTATAGTTGGTATTGAGAGTGCCGAGTGTAATCGAGGGAATATGGGTCCATTGTGCGGCTTGTTGAAAATCCCTTTGTTTGACTTTGAGAATACGAGATTCAAGCACATCAAGCTCTATCTCCTTCTCATGTTGTGTATATGTGATGGGAGTAATAATTAATCACCTGCCTGTTTGTTCGCCCCCTTTACATTTCAGAAGACTGTGCACGGCTCCGGCTCCCAGCGGCCCGGTGAAGGCCCGGCACAATCTTGTTCCTTTGCTCCGGTAATTATTGCGAGTCAACAAGCGGAGAAAAGAGGTGGCGACGGGACCAAATCACGGAAGCAAGATCAACGGGGGTCAATTGGGGTAAGAAATGATGACGCGCACATGCGCACTTCACGTACGTCATGGCTATCAGTGGCAAATGACAGCCAGGCACTTCAATGGACTACTGATATGACGTCAAAGACAAGtgggggagaaagaggaagagtagTGCGTGCAGTGTTGGGTTTACGTTGAGAGCTATGAACGCTAGTCGATTATTGCGTACCCTTGCGGAGGGATCTCCGGTCCCGGCAGCACTCACAATGGTATATAAGGGTATTGTTGATTcgatttcttcttctaccaCTACAACAGGCTTTCCAACTTCTTTTAACCCCACCAACAACCAACAACCAAACACAACTTAATCTACAATGTCTAACCCTAACGAGCCTTCCAAGACCAACGGTCAGGTATGTCTCTCTTCCCGCTTCGTCATACCAACTACCAAGTTCACTGACTCTTCATTTCAGCTTAACTCTCTTATCGGCTCCGGCAAGACTCTCGTCGGTAACGCCATTGAGACTGCCTACTCTACTGTCGGCGGCTCTACtgaaccttcttcttggaccACTGCCGGTCAGAAGCAGCACGACAAGGGAGAGGCTGAGATCTCTGCTGCCAAAACCCAAGGATACGTTGAAGGGTGagtcttttcttcattgaTTAACACAGCTGTGACTCTTGCTGAGTTGACATGCACGTAGTGTCGGAGACCGACTTGAGGGCAAGAAAGACTCTGTCGTGGGTGCTATCACTGGCGACAAGTCTCAACAGACCTCTGGTAATGTCCAGCACGATAAGGGTGAGGCCCAGATGAACGTCAACAAGTGTGAGTGCTCCCAATAGGTTTATACTTAGTCAAACTGTGATATTAACGCGACGTATTTGCAGCCTCATAAGATGTTTGAAGGGTGATTACGGTTGAATGTTGTAGTTAGTATCGGCTTGTATGCAAAGATATATCAATCACGTATTAGCAGGAAACATTGGTTGAAGACTTCAATCACATTACTTGAAACAATTCCATAATCCAAGGATTAAAATATATATCGCTGACCACTCATAGAGCGTGATTATCGGACCCTTTTAGACGTCCAATGAAATCCATTCATTCGTTCCTAGTATATATCTACGCGCGAAGCTACTGATACAGTGATTATACGACAAGACACCTGATGGTAACAACCgcccaaaaaaaaaaattatATATGGCCCTTTTAGCCATATCCATATGatcttcaccttcctctctaGATCATCCATAAACCACATCTACTATTTTCAAAAAGATCCTCCAGGTGTCCCAAAATCAATCTTTGGCTGTGCCCACATACCCACCGGGATATCCCCAAACCTCGTATCATTATATCTCTCTGTTCCTAACAATGTTCTATGCCCGGGAGTAACCACCTCGTCGACCtccctccatctccttctctctgcTGTAACGCCCGCAGACATCCCAGTGCCTGTACTTGGCCCCGCCTCTCTATCCTCTGCTGCAGGATCTCCCGTCACATCAGGCAGGGTATCCGTCTGTAGTGGGTTATCGGCGTAATCAATAGAGTCAAGAGACGCGCTTTCTAGACCAAACATTGCGATACGCATATAGTCTGCCGAAGCGGACCGGACCTGCGGAGCAGCTTCGGTAGGAATGATCGTACTGGGTAGAGGGGAAGCGTGGCGGGACGAAGATGCAGAAACGGACCGACCATAGGAAGAGCGATACATTGCAGAGGCAGATCGAGGAcggggaggtggagattgGGTGAATGCCCGGCTAAGGACTGCAGGTCGTTCAGATCCAGCGCGAGAGCCGCGGGAGATGAGAGCAGGGGGGGCAAGAAGGGAGTGCTggccaagaagagaaggtgtAGTAGATTGATTGGGCTGTGAGATGGACCTTCGTACCAATTTTGGCGAGCCTGAGCTAGGTGATCCGGTCACGCCTACCCCGAGCCCTGGATGGGGCTTGACGACTGGAAAGCGGAGCTGACCAGCAGAAGACATGCGCTGCGCAGGCGGTGAAGGAGCCAgttcttcgccttcatcaATCCTCTCAAGCTCTGTCACCGCTGACAGAGAGATGCCTTCCCCTGTTCTGCCGGGAGCCTGTCCTGATGTTGAAGCTAACGTTGATCTTTCGACTTGAATGTCCTCATCAGAACGATCGGGTGTCGATCCATGCAAGTTAAGTAATGTTCTTCCTGGTGTCAACCTTGAACCCAGCGCCTCTCCCTCTAATGACGGACTCATGCTCATTATAGGCGGCTCTGGCGTGGTAGCGAACTCGGGCGTTCGTTCAATAACGAATGGTGTTCTAAGCGGTGTACCTGTACGCGAACCGAGTTCTGGTGCACGCCATTCTGAAGGAAGTCGCGGTGTTTGGGAGTTATCGGGAATAATTCCCTGACGGGAAGGGGATGGCGTCCGAGGTAAGACGCTGACATGTCGCGATGCAGATGTAGAAGATGGACCAGCAGCTGCAGGAGGGGCAAAGAAGTCTGGAggaaaaaatgaagaagcttTGCGAGGTGAAGGTGCGTGAGGCTGGCTGGAAGCTTCAGCTGATACACGGCCAGTTACAGAGGCGGATGTTGATGGTTCCCCTCGTCCGTTGTGTCGCACTCTCTTAACTTCAGCGTCTCCACTTTCCGAACGATGTTCGGAAGGTAAGCGACGCTTGCCCAAGCtggagaaagggagagataCGGATCGATGGTGAGACTGAGATATGCCAGCTGCACCAGGTATGCGTGGACCACTAGAAGGACCaggaagttgaggaaaCGGTCGTGGTGTGCGAATCTGTGGATTGTCAACTTGGATAGACAAAGCCTCGATGCCGAATAACGTACTCTTTCCGCCCGTTCCAATTCTTCGCATTTTAATCGAACTTCTCTAACTTCTTTTCTTAACCGTTCAAGCTCATCACCTAACAGCTTCTCAACATTCTCAAGCCGGGTATGCCACTTCGTGTCATTTTCAGATATTATCGCTTGTACTTCTGCAATGCTTATTGTGGGGGTTTGCGGTATTTGCTGTTGTGGCTGAGGTGTTAACGACGATTGTGGAGTTGGTATCGGTGGTCGACAGGGGAGCGGTGATAATTCTATGGATTATGGAGTTGTTAGTAATGACATGAGATCCTGGGCGCGAACGGTCCACGTACCTTGCCTCTCATCTACTGCTACTTCCTCCTGTATGCTTAAAGTAGCTTCGACTTCTCGTTcgtcccttctcctccgtCCTGCAGGCCTTATATGTTCCGTTGAAGCTGTTCTCGTCCTCTCTGCAGTTCCAGACCCAATCCTTGTCCCCGTTCTTGTCCCTATATCAGGTGCTTTTCTCTTCACTCCTGCAGTCTGACCAGAAATGACTGACTTTGCAGGCAACGGCTTGTACAGTCTCTCAGCTCTGAGTGCTGTGGTCGTCTTGATAGCCGCTTGAGATGATTGAGAACCGGTAGGTTGCGGAAAGGCTTCACGATAGGCGGGAGATGTAAAGTACTCAACAAGCGTATCGATCAATGTCGCGTTTGTACCGTTTGCACCTTTCAGATTATGTAGCTATACGACAAAGGTACCTCAGCATCAGTACAGTAGAAAATAGTTCGATGGCAACGATCTGCACATGTCCACGTACACAGACAAAAACATACCTTGTAGAGTGTTTGAAGATCCGCCCGTCTCAGAGACTTGAGCTCTTCACGCGTATATGGCCTCGTATTCGCCATCTTCCAGAAACTACTTGAATGATGGCGGTGAATATATAGGAAATTCAAGTAGTATTTGATGACAAGGCAAAATATTGTCGAAATCAAGGGCGTGATGTTCGTCTTCAGCTTCAGGCTGTAATAACCTTTTTTTCTAAGCTCTCCTACAGTCTGCTTCGCCTCTAAGTCTTATCTCCGTTTCCTTGGGAGAGAATAGGGGATGGATGTCAAAGACAAACCAATACGGTGGTGAAACACAGCGTTGAGTCGTTTGCTGCAAAGTTCGAAGGTGAAAAGTCGAATCTGTTGTATGCTTGCGAATATCACCTTTCTACAGTTGCACTTTGGTTTCTTCTTGCGGGGCTGGATGCAAGTTTGGTTTTCGAATCGAGAATGAAAAGAGTAGACACAACAATGAGATGAAAAGTTGGATGTTTATGGGAAAACGTTCGTTGTTattgttgtttttgtttaCCTCGTCGACCCCACGCAACCCGTCAAACATTACACGGCGATTTTATCGGTGAACAGACGCTTACGTAAACAGGATGATAACAgtcgatttttttttcgcaTGAAGTTCTTTTATGCATTTCTTATTCTATTCAAGCGTTAAATGCAGTGAGGGCACAGAGGTCAGCAGGAGAATGCATTATCAGGACCAGAATGGTATTATTTGATCAAAAAAGAGGATAATCACTGATCAAAtagggaagagaagacgcgcatgaaaggaaaaataTCTACCAGTGTGAGCGTATATGACTGATAATAGTAATAATGGAGGTAcggggaaggaaaagcatAGCTGATTGGGAAGTGAAAGAAGTGCGTATAAATGACTAgagaatgaatgaagaTAGATAAACTATGGGGCAACGAAATTAAATTACAAAGAGGTTACAACGACATGGGGATTCCTACTAAAACTTcttatttcttctttgacctCCCGGATCTTCGGGGATCCCCTCGCTCTCAAAGTCTAGCCCATCAATCACCATGCAAGTATAAATATTATAGCTTGTGTCATTCAAGGATCAAATTGTGTTCTAGTCTTCCGTGACACTAATCCAAGCTTCTTCCgtccctttcctcttccaaagctGGACCCACCCGTGTGCAGCCATGTGCTCCAATACCTCATCAACGACGGCGGTGCGTAGGTCGTAGTCCTCTTGGAGCTCGGCGATGAAATCACCCAAAGCCATCATCTGGTAGGAGTAGGATGCGACGAGGAGTGTAGAATGAAATTACGTTGTGGATGGTAATGAAttgaaggaagacgacAAGAGAACAAGTGAAGTCAGCAGCCTTCCTTCACATATTTACAATATGTACATTGAAAcccttttccattcttccttcgttTGGTTTCTGCCCAATCCTGGTAATTTGAAACCAAAACTCACCTTACAGTCCTGGCTAGCCAACAAATCCAGCGCCTCGCAAGCTAGTGCTGGTAcactcatcttctcttcatccgttggtggaggggaagaaggaggagagttATGTTCAAAATATCCGGAATCGAGAGATGGCATAGTATGGAGTTTGGTGCGCTGCATCATATCCGCCAAAAAGGCGACAGTGAGGGCGAAAAACAGAGCTTTTAGTAGCCGATTAGATGACAGACAACGAGAATACTTACATGTAGATATATAGTCTCTTACTCTGATTCGGTACAAATACTCCCTCAAAAGGTATCGAGTGGCGAGAACAGAAGAAAGACAATGAGGCGTGGATCTTTTTCGAAGGAAAGACGGAGAAACAAACGCGATTAGAACAACTGAAGAAACGGTAAAAACGGCTTGGGAAACAGTCAGCCATACGAGTAGCAAAGGAGCGATACGTTAGGTATGTATACAGCCGGATTGACGATTATTGAGTAAGAGTGAGAAATACAAAGCCAAGATGATGGAACTGAAAGAGAGATATGGTAAATGTAAAAACAACGGCACCGACCTCGAATGGGACAGAAAGTAAACAGCAAGCAGCAAACAATGGCCCACTTGTTCGGGATATCGGATGGACCTCAAAAGGCAGACAACGAGACACAAAGGGAAGTCTTTTTGATTGTGAATGGACAGGCGGTAAAGGCAGGTTCTCGGTGTTTCCACAAGTTTTATGGTGGTGTCTCGTCATGTTTTGAATCATCTCCCATCAGAGGGCGTGGGGCCGACTATTacttctcttttctttttgtttgaTCGCTTCTGAACAGCTTTTTTGTTCGTCCCTTGCATGTTGAGCCTCATGTTCTTACAACTGGACAGCATTGTCGGGACGCGGCTCTGGAAACTCAAGAAGCTTGCGTGTCTTCATTATCGAAGGCCTCGCCTCGTGATACGGCATGACTTTTGCGCGAGCCGGCCATCGTTATGTGATGCACTGTTCGCGTTTGATGTGTGAGTAATACATTCAATTTCAGGTGGCAACCCTTTCAAAGGGAAGACAGTATGGGTATGAAGGAAAATGTAGTAGGAGATCCGGCGGTTTGGGCCTCGTGTTTGGTTCGAGGCAAAATCCATCGATCACCAACATCTCACAATCAGCATTTTCAAACCTGGGATATTGTTGCGACAGACGAAGAAAAGTAGATAGACAAAAAGTACCGAGTATGGACAGGTAACCGAACATCGATCACTACACGGGGCATACGGCGAAAGTCGCAAATTAATGCAGCTTCATGACTCATTGGGAGTCAGATATCAAGCATGTAGTATGTCGAGTCTTgtcgaaaaaaaaaaaattaaagGATACTGATGATGGCTGCGTCGCGCGCTGCATGGAATGTTAAACACACGGCGCATTACCAACCCAAATCTGATCGTCCCGGCATTTGCTGTCAGCTTCCTTCCGTTGGAACTTCTAGCACAATCATTTTCGAGATGGGAAGGTCGGGTGTCGCGTCTTTGAATACAGAATACAAACAAGATGTTAGTGAGTCCAGCACCAAAAGATTGTCTGCTGTTGTAGTCCCTTGTCAGTCGTTCAGTTGTTAGGCCCTTGCTCCAAAAATCGCCAGCCTGAAACTCAAAAGCTCTTTGAGAATCAAAAGAAAAGCCATCTACCCATAACATGATACCATCATCTAGTATACAACATAGAATGGTGGCACCTCCCTGCCCACCTGGATGATCACCGTCCCCGCGGCCGTAACGCCAGTCACActcctcatctctcccGAAGTCTTTTCTAAAAGATTGGCTTAGGCTTGAGGTTGAGCAACGGTCGAAGGACCGCCAGCACTGCTGGTTATTCCATCGAAGCGCTTGATGACATCCTCTACACCACGTTGCTTGTTGTCGGTTCCCAAGCCAGCAGCTCGTTCCGACTCGCCAACAGTGTAAGCACCCTCTTTGAGCTCCTTCAATCGGCGTCTACGAAAGAACGATGAATTTAAATGACCGATTgatggaaaagggaagTGCGTACTTGTGgatcttgctcttcaaatGTGACTGGAGGGCGACAGCGGTCTCACAGTACTTGGAGCATTCGACGCAGTACTGGAGTTATATCAGCACGCCTCGCTCTACATCCTTACGATGACCGAAACTTACGTGCTGACCCAACCCAGGCTTATCCTCATCAATAGGCTGCTTCTCAAGCCTATTTCTGTTCTGGGGACGCAAGTCTGTTTCGATTTGGTCGAGATCCTTTACTCGGGCACGGGTGCGAGCAGCACGGTGCACGTCTCGACGGGCATGATGGGTCCTACACAGAGATATTAGGCCAACGTTTAGAAGCCATTGAAGACGCTGTATACCGAGACATACCTGGAACGTCTTAATCTACCCATGTTGGCTTGTGGAGTGTTGATACGATGTCAAGCTCGAAAGATGCA
This genomic interval carries:
- a CDS encoding bud site selection protein 20 yields the protein MGRLRRSRTHHARRDVHRAARTRARVKDLDQIETDLRPQNRNRLEKQPIDEDKPGLGQHYCVECSKYCETAVALQSHLKSKIHKRRLKELKEGAYTVGESERAAGLGTDNKQRGVEDVIKRFDGITSSAGGPSTVAQPQA